The window CAGTACCTCGACCGCCTTCCACTCCAACGCCTTGTACACCTCGAAGAAGTGGATCAGCTCCTTGCGAAGATGGTCCTGGACTCCTGACAGAGATCGTGTGTCCGCAAACCTCGGGTCTCCTGCAGCGACGGCCAAGATCTTCTCGTCCGGCCCCTTGTCGTCCGCCATCATGAGAACCCCGACCGGGCGAGCGCTCACGACGCAAGCAGGAAAGGTCGCGTGGGTCACCAGCACCAGGACGTCCAGCGGGTCGCCGTCCAGGTACCGCGTGGTAGGGATGAAGCCGTAGTCGCAGGGGTAATGCAGAGGCGAGTAGAGCACTCTGTCCAGCCGCATGGTACCGGTTTCCGGCTCGTACTCGTACTTATTCGAGCTCCCCTTAGGAATCTCGATTACACAGTTGACCTCGGTCGGCGCGTTCGGGCCGATGGGGAGTTCGTGGAGTAGCATAGGCGTCTTATACCCGCGACGGGTACCTGCCCGTGGAACTGCGGAAGCGGGCAAGCATAACTTCTGGCAGGCAACTTTACCGCTTATTATGTATCAATACTAGCTGTACAATAACGATACTGGCTGTATATCATCCTTGATTACGCTATAATTATGCCTTCAGATTACTTTATTCTCCGAAGTTATCTGTTATCGTGATATAATGCTGGGCGGAGGGGTAGTCCGAAACGATGTACACGGCGTAGCGGCTGCCAGTGAGGTCGTGAGCCCTCGCTCTGCTGCTCTGCTCGACCTTCCCGGTCAAACCGGGACGTGCTGACTGCCGGCGGCACACGGTTCGAGGAGAGAGGAAGGAAGCGCGCACCGCCGTTCGCCACGGGAGGTTGAGAGCATCCCGATGTAGACGCGCGAGGGGAAGCGGAAAGCGAGTTCCAACCGTGGATCGCCGACCCATGCTGTGAGGCTCCAAGTGTGGAGCCGAGCCCTGA is drawn from Fimbriimonadia bacterium and contains these coding sequences:
- a CDS encoding inorganic diphosphatase; the protein is MLLHELPIGPNAPTEVNCVIEIPKGSSNKYEYEPETGTMRLDRVLYSPLHYPCDYGFIPTTRYLDGDPLDVLVLVTHATFPACVVSARPVGVLMMADDKGPDEKILAVAAGDPRFADTRSLSGVQDHLRKELIHFFEVYKALEWKAVEVLGWKDIDVALQLINKFRLDKPQGE